Sequence from the Terriglobia bacterium genome:
CCTTGCCCAGCTCACGCAGCAGGTTGAAGTTCTGCATGTTGCGCGCGCCCACCTGGAAAATGTCCACGTACGGGATCATCAGCGGGATCTGCGCGATCTCCATCACCTCGCTGATCACCAGCATCCCGAACTTGTCGCCGGCCTCGCGCAGCAGCTTTAGCCCCTCTTCGCCCAGTCCCTGAAATGAGTAGGGCGACGACCGCGGCTTGAACGCGCCGCCGCGCAGCACCCGCGCGCCCGCCTTCGACACCTGCTCGGCGATGGTGAACAGTTGTTCCCGCGACTCCACCGAGCACGGACCCGCCATCACCACCACATCCGGGCCGCCGATCGCCAGCCCGTTCTCGAACCGCACCACCGTTCCCTCGGGCCGGAAGCTCCGCGCCACCAGCTTGTAGGGCGAGCTGACGCGGTGGACCTCCCGCACTCCCTCCATCACCTCGATGTCGCGGATGTCGAAATCGATGGTCTTCCCTACCACGCCCAGCACGGTCTGCTGCGCCCCCGTGCTGCGGTGCACTTCGTACCCGAGGTTGACCAGCCGCTCCAGCACTTGCTGGATCTGTTCCTCGGTCGCGCTCTCCGACATCGCTACGATCATGGCTGCTTCGACTCTGCCTTAGGCCGCGGCAGCCCTTCCAGCAGCACCATCTTGGTTGCCGCGCACGCTTGCCGCAGCCCCTTCGCCTCGGCGTACTCCTTCGACGCCCACCACTCCTTCGCCCGCTCCATCGTGGGGAACTCCAGGATCACCAG
This genomic interval carries:
- the aroF gene encoding 3-deoxy-7-phosphoheptulonate synthase codes for the protein MIVAMSESATEEQIQQVLERLVNLGYEVHRSTGAQQTVLGVVGKTIDFDIRDIEVMEGVREVHRVSSPYKLVARSFRPEGTVVRFENGLAIGGPDVVVMAGPCSVESREQLFTIAEQVSKAGARVLRGGAFKPRSSPYSFQGLGEEGLKLLREAGDKFGMLVISEVMEIAQIPLMIPYVDIFQVGARNMQNFNLLRELGKVRKPVMLKRGIAATLEEMLLSAEYIMSGGNYDLILCERGIRTFETYTRNTMDISAIPIVHKLSHLPMTADPSHGTGRRDKVSPMARASVAAGADAIIVEVHHQPEKALSDGAQSLYPEQFAELMGELRMIAPAVGRKIA
- a CDS encoding DUF1330 domain-containing protein, producing MAAYVVVEIEVKEAQRYERYKQLAPPSITKFGGKYLARGGETETLEGSWSPKRLVILEFPTMERAKEWWASKEYAEAKGLRQACAATKMVLLEGLPRPKAESKQP